One part of the Caproiciproducens sp. CPB-2 genome encodes these proteins:
- a CDS encoding 3D domain-containing protein, whose amino-acid sequence MKRAAALAMMIVITVSSVITVAAVTRNAVVDYNGEKRSVQLYRDGTDEILAAANVKPGENDIVERSPEPTPDGKILITVRTAIQADVSADGDVKTVTLHYGDTVAKALSTAAVTLKANDVVTPKPAEKVTQETDIQVKRHFTVSMTADGQTKSVLVGEGTVAQALEQAGVSLGAEDIVNVEKDAPVGEGMKISVSRVTYQEITSIQPVAFKNKNENSAGLYKGQIKVKTSGKAGSQSVVTRQKLVEGKVASSEVVSATVLEQPVDQVTLVGTKKKAAGAAVINGNGTITDQNGKTVSYKKCVSGKCTGYTGGGRTSTGRAAAFGLVAVNPKIIPYGSRLYICSPDGKVVYGYAIAADTGGGVMDGRIVADLYFNTVAQCRQFGNRRMNIYVL is encoded by the coding sequence ATGAAAAGAGCAGCTGCTCTGGCTATGATGATTGTGATTACGGTCAGTTCCGTGATCACGGTGGCGGCGGTAACGCGCAACGCAGTGGTCGATTATAACGGAGAAAAGAGATCCGTACAGCTGTACAGGGATGGGACGGATGAAATTCTTGCCGCGGCAAATGTCAAGCCCGGCGAAAACGATATTGTTGAACGCAGCCCCGAACCGACCCCGGACGGGAAGATCCTCATCACTGTGAGAACCGCGATTCAGGCGGATGTCAGCGCGGACGGCGACGTAAAAACCGTTACGCTGCATTACGGCGATACGGTGGCAAAGGCGCTTTCCACGGCGGCGGTAACGCTGAAAGCAAACGATGTGGTTACTCCGAAGCCGGCTGAAAAGGTTACGCAGGAAACGGACATTCAGGTGAAAAGACATTTTACCGTCAGCATGACCGCGGACGGGCAGACGAAATCCGTGCTCGTCGGCGAAGGCACGGTCGCCCAGGCGCTTGAGCAAGCCGGGGTTTCGCTCGGCGCGGAGGACATTGTCAACGTGGAGAAGGACGCCCCGGTCGGCGAGGGAATGAAGATTTCCGTCTCAAGGGTGACCTATCAGGAAATCACCAGCATCCAGCCGGTCGCGTTCAAAAACAAAAACGAAAACAGCGCCGGCCTTTATAAAGGGCAGATCAAGGTCAAGACTTCCGGCAAAGCCGGCAGCCAGTCCGTGGTTACCCGCCAGAAGCTGGTGGAAGGGAAGGTTGCCTCCAGCGAGGTCGTCAGCGCCACCGTGCTGGAACAGCCGGTCGATCAGGTGACCCTGGTCGGAACAAAGAAAAAAGCGGCGGGCGCCGCCGTGATCAACGGCAACGGAACGATCACCGACCAGAACGGAAAGACCGTTTCCTATAAGAAATGCGTTTCCGGAAAATGCACCGGCTACACCGGCGGGGGAAGAACCTCGACCGGGCGGGCGGCGGCGTTCGGCCTGGTCGCGGTCAATCCGAAGATCATCCCCTACGGCAGCAGGCTTTATATCTGTTCCCCGGACGGCAAGGTCGTTTACGGTTACGCCATTGCGGCGGATACCGGCGGCGGGGTAATGGACGGGCGCATTGTCGCCGACCTGTACTTCAACACGGTCGCGCAGTGCCGGCAGTTTGGAAACCGCAGGATGAATATTTATGTTCTGTAA
- a CDS encoding pentapeptide repeat-containing protein, whose amino-acid sequence MIKTEEPKLSEQLTESGNLKEAVWQAQEEERDVKGYHFRNAVQNGTAACGADILKCFFENCRLAESGFGNQYFADVVFSGCDLSNADFSRCLLRRVRFENCKMLGVNFSESSFESVAIEKCICTYGNLSSVKMKGCLFAESDFSNASFQLCAFKSVGFQRCDLTRSEFLHAPLKGIDFTTCEIAGILLSGPELQGAAVTAVQACDLSRYLGLIVR is encoded by the coding sequence ATGATAAAAACGGAAGAACCAAAGCTCTCGGAGCAGTTGACGGAATCGGGAAATCTGAAAGAAGCCGTTTGGCAGGCACAGGAGGAAGAACGGGACGTGAAAGGCTACCACTTCCGGAACGCGGTGCAAAACGGCACGGCGGCCTGCGGCGCCGACATTCTGAAGTGTTTTTTCGAAAACTGCCGTCTGGCGGAAAGCGGGTTTGGCAACCAGTATTTTGCGGATGTTGTTTTCAGCGGCTGCGATCTTTCCAATGCCGACTTTTCCAGGTGCCTGCTGCGCAGGGTACGGTTTGAGAACTGCAAGATGCTGGGCGTCAATTTTTCAGAGTCGTCTTTTGAAAGCGTCGCCATAGAAAAATGCATCTGTACCTATGGGAATTTATCCTCGGTGAAAATGAAAGGCTGCCTCTTTGCGGAAAGCGACTTTTCAAACGCGAGTTTTCAGCTGTGCGCCTTCAAGTCGGTCGGGTTCCAGAGATGCGATCTGACCCGGTCGGAATTTCTTCACGCGCCGCTCAAAGGGATCGATTTTACAACCTGTGAAATCGCGGGAATCCTGCTCTCCGGGCCGGAGCTGCAGGGGGCGGCCGTCACTGCGGTACAGGCCTGCGACCTGTCGAGATACTTAGGATTGATTGTACGGTAA
- a CDS encoding winged helix-turn-helix transcriptional regulator, giving the protein MEKEERIGQCPVTYALQLIGGKWKLPILWALSCKGVLRYNELKRCVCGITNMMLSQSLKELEGSGLVRRVQYMEIPPHVEYSLSRSGESLMPALNELAAWGTEQMNIAGTKNSQE; this is encoded by the coding sequence ATGGAAAAGGAAGAAAGGATTGGGCAATGCCCGGTCACGTATGCCCTGCAGCTGATCGGCGGAAAATGGAAGCTTCCGATTCTGTGGGCGCTCAGCTGCAAGGGCGTTTTAAGGTACAATGAACTGAAACGGTGCGTCTGCGGAATCACCAACATGATGCTGTCGCAGTCCCTGAAGGAACTGGAAGGAAGCGGGCTGGTACGACGGGTTCAGTACATGGAAATACCGCCGCACGTGGAATATTCCCTGAGCCGGTCGGGAGAGAGCCTGATGCCGGCGCTGAACGAGCTGGCCGCCTGGGGAACGGAGCAAATGAATATTGCAGGGACAAAAAATTCACAGGAGTGA
- a CDS encoding pyridoxamine 5'-phosphate oxidase family protein: protein MDEILQFLTENPTFYLATVEGSVPKVRPFGFVMKYDGKLCFCTNNRKNVYKQMKENPHIEISTTNKDSEWLRLRGKAVFCTSRESKQAALAAAPYLSNLYQIDDGIFEVFFIDEAEATFSNMKGESRTVRL, encoded by the coding sequence ATGGACGAAATTCTTCAATTTTTAACCGAAAATCCCACCTTTTACCTCGCCACGGTGGAAGGCAGCGTTCCCAAAGTCCGCCCTTTCGGGTTTGTCATGAAATACGACGGGAAGCTCTGCTTCTGCACCAACAACCGTAAAAATGTTTATAAACAGATGAAGGAAAACCCCCATATTGAAATCTCAACAACCAACAAGGACAGCGAATGGCTGCGCCTGAGGGGGAAGGCGGTTTTCTGCACCAGCAGGGAAAGCAAGCAGGCCGCGCTGGCGGCGGCGCCTTACCTTTCCAATCTATATCAGATTGACGACGGTATTTTTGAGGTTTTTTTCATTGATGAAGCGGAAGCCACTTTCAGCAATATGAAGGGCGAATCCAGAACCGTCCGGCTTTAA
- a CDS encoding zinc-ribbon domain-containing protein, producing the protein MFCPQCGTKNDDDAVFCSNCGADVSQAFSEAQASQPQQSDAGFSPPVQDSHTAAPTYVYQSGTAAVKPGTPMKTSTKITMAIIVVLIVACAALYNVAKQMNSPEKCAQTYFGAIQAKDWAKAYPFLDVTESDFINEANFAKMMEKSVGAQKIVNYSILDEKTLKSGTSNGTDDQMKDPLLAGGLTKVITVQYTVQGETEPQTVPVILVKQPQKNFFLFDTWKVSPGGYITPEADITVPYGTTAYLDGVKIPDSAKAEDVSSGDSSSDSSGSPNDQNNQPVSYQIKNIFAGTHVLKVTSPYTDDYTENVTADGDRLNAQVGGLQVKKSILDQVSQQAQQTIQDIYASAVAGKGFDSIKNSFISDSNVQSYLSENYDRLLDQIAAGDHSDNGFKSISVSDFNTQVLDSGENSGLFIKLTTDFNYAYTAVSPNYMDSTMPPQQQSYTDKGEISFTYTLIDGKWLIEDATGLALYRNYY; encoded by the coding sequence ATGTTTTGCCCACAATGCGGAACGAAAAATGACGATGACGCAGTATTCTGCTCGAACTGCGGCGCGGATGTCTCGCAGGCTTTTTCAGAGGCCCAAGCCTCTCAGCCGCAGCAAAGCGACGCCGGATTTTCGCCGCCTGTACAGGATTCCCATACGGCGGCTCCCACCTATGTTTATCAGTCCGGTACAGCTGCCGTAAAGCCGGGAACACCGATGAAAACATCTACTAAAATTACTATGGCAATTATCGTGGTGCTTATTGTCGCGTGCGCGGCTCTTTACAATGTTGCCAAGCAGATGAACAGTCCCGAAAAATGCGCTCAGACTTATTTTGGGGCCATCCAGGCCAAGGACTGGGCGAAGGCCTATCCTTTCCTGGATGTTACGGAAAGTGATTTCATTAATGAGGCCAATTTTGCGAAAATGATGGAGAAATCCGTGGGGGCGCAGAAAATTGTCAATTACAGCATCCTTGATGAAAAAACACTGAAGAGCGGTACGTCGAACGGAACAGACGATCAAATGAAGGATCCGTTATTGGCTGGCGGTCTGACAAAGGTCATCACGGTTCAGTATACCGTGCAGGGGGAAACGGAACCGCAGACCGTGCCGGTGATCCTGGTTAAGCAACCCCAAAAGAACTTCTTTTTGTTTGATACATGGAAAGTCTCTCCGGGAGGGTATATCACACCTGAAGCAGACATCACGGTGCCCTATGGGACGACTGCATATCTGGATGGCGTAAAGATTCCTGATTCCGCCAAGGCGGAGGATGTTTCCTCCGGGGACTCTTCTTCGGATTCTTCAGGCAGCCCGAATGATCAAAACAATCAGCCCGTAAGTTACCAGATTAAAAATATTTTTGCCGGAACCCATGTGCTTAAGGTCACTTCGCCATATACCGATGACTATACAGAAAATGTTACCGCTGACGGCGATAGACTGAATGCCCAGGTAGGTGGCTTGCAAGTGAAAAAGTCAATTCTGGACCAGGTGTCTCAGCAGGCGCAGCAGACCATTCAGGATATCTATGCGTCTGCCGTCGCCGGAAAGGGCTTTGACAGCATCAAAAATTCTTTCATTTCCGACAGTAACGTACAAAGTTATTTGTCAGAAAACTATGATCGCCTTCTTGATCAAATAGCAGCGGGCGACCACAGCGACAATGGATTCAAGAGCATCTCGGTCTCTGATTTCAACACTCAAGTTCTGGATTCCGGGGAAAATTCGGGCCTGTTTATCAAACTCACGACCGATTTCAATTACGCTTATACGGCGGTGTCGCCGAACTATATGGATTCCACGATGCCTCCTCAACAGCAGTCCTATACGGATAAGGGTGAGATTTCCTTTACGTACACGCTGATTGACGGCAAATGGCTCATCGAAGATGCGACCGGCCTTGCTCTGTACAGAAATTATTATTGA
- a CDS encoding leucine-rich repeat domain-containing protein — MKKFLSMALALVLLLGLAAPLKAFAANAQSSGFEIANGILYHYTGNEKDVVTPSGVKIITNPAESADGAFEVNKNLVTAVVSEGVQTIGSASFAGCENLRRVTLPASLRIIGPSALSSCPSLAYVHIPNGVTSIEEGAFSGDTNLTAIVIPESVTSFGKNVFYLSTSGDHYAQLYSLTIYGVSGSAAEKYAKQYGLKFIPITREKANRPASYTRSGDFIMDGTVLAEYVGNGGQVTIPSGVTEIGDSAFSQDLTGWKLHGDTPDPALSQAVQDAHKITSIIIPNTVTRVGGHAFFSCYGLTELTVPDSVQDIGYEAFGRCGTNVYVITSVEDNGMLGREERYYPKFSKNTSTITLPKKAQYFGDDEFIDCWGLQGVVIPEGVAEISECMFYGCENMETITFPSTIKKIPDNLCNGMYSLKTIRGYAGTVAEAFAKKARLSFEKIG, encoded by the coding sequence GTGAAAAAATTTCTCAGTATGGCTTTGGCGCTGGTGCTGCTTTTGGGATTGGCTGCACCGCTGAAGGCCTTTGCAGCGAATGCGCAGAGCAGTGGATTCGAAATAGCGAACGGTATTCTTTATCATTATACCGGCAACGAGAAAGATGTCGTTACCCCGTCAGGTGTCAAAATAATCACCAATCCAGCGGAGAGCGCGGATGGCGCCTTTGAAGTCAATAAGAATCTTGTAACTGCGGTGGTTTCGGAAGGGGTGCAGACGATCGGTTCTGCCAGTTTTGCAGGCTGCGAGAACCTGAGAAGGGTTACGCTTCCCGCGAGCCTGAGAATTATCGGCCCAAGCGCTTTATCTTCCTGTCCTTCCCTTGCTTATGTCCATATTCCGAACGGTGTGACCTCCATTGAGGAGGGTGCCTTTTCCGGGGATACGAACCTGACCGCCATTGTGATTCCCGAAAGCGTTACCAGCTTCGGTAAAAATGTGTTTTACCTGAGTACGAGCGGAGACCATTATGCCCAGCTGTATTCGCTTACGATCTACGGTGTGTCGGGCTCGGCGGCGGAGAAGTACGCAAAGCAGTATGGCCTGAAGTTTATCCCGATTACACGGGAGAAGGCCAACCGCCCGGCTTCCTATACGCGCAGCGGCGATTTTATCATGGACGGAACCGTTCTGGCGGAATACGTCGGAAATGGAGGGCAGGTCACCATCCCTTCGGGCGTGACGGAAATCGGGGATTCCGCGTTCAGTCAGGACTTGACGGGCTGGAAGCTTCACGGGGACACGCCCGACCCCGCTCTTTCGCAGGCTGTGCAGGACGCACATAAAATTACTTCTATTATCATTCCGAATACGGTTACAAGGGTCGGCGGCCACGCGTTTTTCTCCTGCTACGGCCTTACGGAACTTACGGTTCCGGACAGCGTGCAGGATATCGGTTATGAGGCGTTTGGAAGATGCGGAACCAACGTGTACGTTATCACCAGTGTGGAAGACAACGGCATGCTTGGCAGGGAGGAGCGCTATTATCCGAAGTTCTCAAAGAACACCAGTACCATAACGCTTCCTAAAAAAGCGCAGTACTTCGGTGATGATGAATTTATCGATTGCTGGGGCCTGCAGGGTGTCGTGATTCCGGAAGGCGTCGCGGAAATTAGTGAGTGCATGTTCTATGGCTGTGAAAATATGGAGACGATCACTTTTCCGTCCACAATCAAGAAAATTCCGGATAATCTATGCAACGGCATGTATTCTCTCAAAACAATTCGCGGGTACGCGGGTACGGTCGCCGAAGCCTTTGCCAAAAAAGCCAGACTGAGCTTTGAGAAAATCGGCTGA